In the Caenorhabditis elegans chromosome X genome, one interval contains:
- the M163.5 gene encoding DUF4806 domain-containing protein (Confirmed by transcript evidence) has protein sequence MKEEAGYFKEPENEIEKARLQERAFAEISQWEYVRGSFHQCRKKSGNGMLENYKTELIYSPIKKPAYLLFDNINVGTVLTITDIPDRRNRITGIITTTSITEYTASVTVAVCSLRLEKSCKQLELIRGSMFSLQVDANFSNCNKKPTTAKLPFSVEYFIVENESDFIETFSNAMYASPDGSLYDADGFIAPLGPAKKKRKNAPIAANEQQNDVTFIKPPLNIEPLSSSILLPPILNSADNRAQEIESKPEKECQKPIPTSQSANYSSFNRHLNKNSTNSKPKSVHSESRDSSKQRSTTTNPVQKQVDLPKPKAVVQTPQCNFPKSRVTMKSEYSKDAITSVKIQDIKISDDLTTKHSSSNSPHKLAEASTSKSPSPISECSRRSSSSASTSKNLVVDKHNLAENLKSIVSQVGGSEYTSHVSLNKMFENKIVEMFHATMFSMDQIYQIETLKTKREVLTEDIEKWTILEFVAHVSMLIEVFTSEENFLHVMQNQTFVEALENFFVVIKRKSAEIVQRKQKYKSQLSRKRPFNKGFKHRSKEFGTTYNSRCNGNGVISRKF, from the exons ATGAAAGAAGAAGCCGGTTATTTCAAAGAAccggaaaatgaaattg AGAAAGCGCGTTTGCAAGAAAGAGCATTTGCGGAAATAAGTCAGTGGGAATATGTTCGTGGAAGTTTCCATCAATGTCgtaaaaaatcgggaaatggCATGTTGGAAAACTACAAAACGGAACTGATATACTCTCCGATTAAAAAACCAGCCTACCTTCTTTTTGATAATATCAATGTTGGCACTGTATTAACCATCACTGATATCCCGGATCGGAGAAATCGCATCACTGGTATTATAACAACAACGTCGATAACAGAGTATACAGCTTCG gtgacAGTTGCTGTATGCTCACTACGTCTTGAAAAATCGTGTAAGCAACTCGAGCTGATCAGAGGCTCTATGTTTTCTCTGCAAGTCGATGCAAACTTTTctaattgcaacaaaaagcCAACTACTGCCAAATTACCATTTTCTGTGGAGTATTTCATTGTGGAAAACGAATCTGATTTCATAGAAACGTTTTC gaacGCTATGTATGCATCACCCGACGGTTCCTTATATGATGCAGATGGATTCATTGCACCCCTAGGGCCagcaaagaagaaaagaaaaaatgcacCTATTGCAG cAAATGAGCAGCAAAATGACGTAACATTTATAAAACCCCCTTTGAACATTGAGCCATTATCCTCTTCAATATTGTTGCCTCCAATCTTAAACTCTGCTGATAACAGGGCTCAGGAAATTGAAAGTAAACCGGAAAAAG AATGCCAAAAACCGATTCCCACATCACAAAGCGCAAATTACAGCAGTTTTAACAGACACTTAAATAAGAACTCTACTAATTCAAAGCCCAAATCCGTGCATTCGGAGTCCCGTGATTCTTCCAAGCAAAGATCAACTACAACAAACCCGGTGCAGAAGCAAGTGGATCTCCCCAAACCCAAAGCAG ttGTGCAGACACCACaatgcaattttccaaaatcacgCGTAACAATGAAATCAGAATATTCCAAAGATGCAATCACGAGTGTCAAAATTCAAGACATAAAAATTAGCGATG atttgacAACAAAACATTCTTCTAGCAATTCTCCTCATAAGCTTGCTGAAGCTTCGACTTCAAAATCTCCATCTCCGATTTCAGAGTGCTCCCGCCGGAGCAGCTCTTCTG CGTCTACATCGAAGAACTTGGTAGTTGATAAGCATAACCTTGCTGAGAATCTAAAATCGATAGTTTCTCAAGTTGGAGGATCTGAATATACGAGCCACGTTTCCTTGaacaaaatgtttgagaaCAAAATTGTGGAAATGTTTCATGCGACTATGTTCTCCATGGATCAAATCTACCAAATCGAAACACTGAAGACAAAACGGGAAGTATTAACCGAAG ATATCGAAAAGTGGACCATATTGGAATTTGTTGCGCATGTGTCAATGCTTATTGAAGTCTTTACATCTGAGGAAAACTTTCTTCATGTCATGCAAAATCAAACCTTCGTTGAAGccttggaaaacttttttgttgtcatTAAAAGAAAGAGTGCTGAAATTGTACAACGCAAGCAGAAATACAAATCTCAACTATCGAGAAAACGCCCG tttaACAAGGGCTTCAAACATCGTTCAAAAGAGTTTGGCACGACATATAATTCGAGATGCAATGGGAATGGTGTTATCTCcagaaagttttga
- the M163.8 gene encoding ShKT domain-containing protein (Confirmed by transcript evidence), whose product MSSTSLCVLAVLIIFSTVEMCMDVNPNCANWVSNGFCTSSFYSDAQKTEYCPASCRLCSGASSTTSSSASSSSSTCGDSNSNCASWASNGFCNSTFYTPAQKSQYCGATCNLCGGASVETSSGVAASTTAATATTSA is encoded by the exons atgtcaTCTACTTCTTTGTGCGTCTTGGCTGTTCTTATCATCTTCTCTACCGTAGAAATGTGCATGGATGTTAACCCAAA CTGCGCTAACTGGGTATCCAACGGATTCTGCACCTCATCATTTTACTCTGATGCTCAAAAAACCGAATACTGCCCTGCGTCCTGTAGGCTTTGTTCGGGTGCTAGTAGCACAACTTCCTCTTCggcttcttcgtcttcttcaacCTGCGGGGATAGCAACAGTAATTGTGCAAGCTGGGCTTCAAATGGGTTCTGCAACTCCACTTTCTACACTCCTGCTCAAAAAAGCCAATACTGCGGAGCCACTTGCAACCTTTGTGGTGGCGCTTCTGTGGAAACTTCTTCTGGAGTTGCAGCATCAACCACAGCAGCAACTGCTACCACTTCCGcctaa
- the gfi-3 gene encoding Protein gfi-3 (Confirmed by transcript evidence), with the protein MQKAAPRPIIKRSYLNLDAIFGHVFSNLTGEPVTPTKIATFYLLRILFQTHFGFRHKRAYYKPFSPAEKERIFHWLYALMTSVVELSYKDFRIVTRLAFDDGREVCKNFYAAMEKIGAGMADVTLNVEDEFYTNKHPKDPKLPANDTVHEAMDLARGDIIQFSSNHSFMYRWMKRLLAQYTKSTPSEVFQINAAMKSWVLSAVESKYHPEFKGEYLPHFIDCSVRARDWVAKSIYFIQKNPRFAFQYNEMLHYTRIVQKRHPDVVEGFLLEAIVQVQLKDSSSAIKAMKSFFELSMFELNENMVHAAKTHRLAVPTQTPLMYAPILQARICRIFGDYQMARLLLHESLQQAQLRNDEICHQMANIEMHTVDILGCRALLEDNNEKTAKHIENERRVQRKALLHIDDLHGHTRSGPCCLSSEEDFELVAEMDSYGKMLMLMKIIAEGNYKLIYDRVAETGITCPVGNDLGERGRKVAAYGAALISSNMIHNGMYHQAKCAAENMLANNCRTDETDPFQAPFQAEPWAIGAVNLSYSQAGVGNYDAALRTIEEMRQNYPEELSWQSNRHVVICAAVINFERFLLKNDYKACASEVLNLAAHSELECKLRQALLLAAAGKERASVEVLEGLNVVDIRGRIRIHMQTGCIYTASQEFRKAAREFADALSLAENTTLKDIVPMVKRRQATMLMCHGQYVECLKLLKECNEGIEQFGSFTEKACYYMTAARCHRLLGKDPRMWLKKSRALVRNGQWPAFTKLVLSEIAALHDVKGLMPDENRLSQICEQFGKLTADCPGRCEWLLI; encoded by the exons atgcaGAAAGCGGCGCCGCGGCCCATCATCAAACGGAGTTATCTCAACTTGGATGCAATTTTCGGCCATGTCTTCTCAAATTTGACAGGAGAGCCAGTGACTCCAacaaaa ATTGCAACGTTCTACCTTCTTCGCATTCTTTTTCAAACACACTTTGGATTCCGTCACAAACGTGCTTACTACAAACCATTTAGCCCCGCCGAAAAAGAACG AATCTTCCATTGGCTGTATGCATTGATGACGTCAGTCGTGGAGCTTTCTTATAAGGACTTCAGAATTGTCACTCGACTTGCATTTGATGACGGCCGTGAAGTTTGTAAAAACTTTTATGCAGC TATGGAGAAAATTGGCGCCGGAATGGCGGATGTTACTCTTAACGTTGAAGATGAGTTCTACACCAACAAGCACCCAAAGGATCCGAAATTGCCAGCAAATGACACTGTACATGAAGCTATGGACTTGGCGCGCGGAGACATTATCCAGTTTTCTTCCAATCACTCGTTTATGTACAGATGGATGAAACGA CTCCTGGCACAATACACCAAGTCAACTCCTTCAGAAGTGTTCCAGATAAATGCAGCCATGAAATCATGGGTTTTGTCTGCTGTTGAATCAAA ATATCATCCCGAGTTCAAGGGAGAGTATCTTCCACACTTCATCGACTGTTCTGTCAGAGCAAGGGATTGGGTTGCTAAGAGCATTTACTTCATTCAG AAGAACCCACGTTTTGCCTTCCAATATAACGAGATGCTTCACTACACCCGGATCGTACAGAAGCGACACCCGGACGTTGTTGAAGGGTTCCTGCTAGAGGCCATTGTGCAAGTTCAATTGAAAGATAGCTCGTCGGCTATTAAGGCAATGAAATCGTTTTTCGAGTTGTCCATGTTTGA actaaatGAGAACATGGTGCATGCCGCAAAAACGCATCGATTGGCAGTTCCAACTCAAACCCCGTTGATGTATGCACCGATTCTTCAAGCCAGAATTTGCAGAATATTTGGAGACTA CCAAATGGCTCGTCTCCTGCTCCACGAGAGTCTCCAACAAGCCCAGCTCCGAAATGATGAGATTTGCCATCAAATGGCCAACATCGAAATGCACACTGTCGACATATTGGGATGCAGGGCGCTGCTTGAGGATAACAATGAAA AAACCGCTAAGCACATTGAAAATGAACGGCGAGTTCAGAGAAAAGCCTTGCTGCACATAGACGA TCTTCACGGACATACGCGATCCGGGCCTTGCTGTCTAAGTTCTGAAGAAGATTTTGAGCTTGTCGCAGAGATGGACTCATATGGAAAAATGCTCATGTTGATGAAGATCATTGCAGAAGGAAACTATAAGCT GATCTACGACAGAGTTGCGGAAACCGGAATAACGTGTCCAGTCGGTAATGATCTTGGAGAACGAGGACGAAAAGTGGCTGCTTATGGAGCTGCTCTGATATCTAGTAACAT GATTCATAATGGAATGTATCATCAAGCAAAGTGCGCCGCAGAAAACATGCTGGCAAACAATTGCAGAACCGATGAAACAGACCCCTTCCAGGCTCCTTTTCAGGCCGAACCTTGG gcaattggTGCGGTAAACCTATCTTATTCACAAGCTGGAGTCGGAAACTACGACGCGGCACTAAGAACTATTGAGGAAATGCGACAAAATTATCCGGAAGAACTTTCTTGGCAGTCCAACCGTCACGTTGTCATTTGTGCAGCTGTCATCAACTTTGAAAGAttcttattgaaaaatgactacAAGGCTTGTGCTTCTGAAGTTTTGAATCTCGCAGCACACTCTGAACTAGAATGCAAGCTTCG acaaGCTCTTCTCCTCGCCGCAGCCGGAAAAGAACGGGCAAGTGTTGAAGTGTTGGAGGGATTGAACGTTGTGGACATTCGTGGAAGAATTCGAATTCACATGCAAACAGGATGCATTTACACGGCTAGTCAAGAATTTAGAAAAGCTGCAAGAGAATTTGCAGACGCCTTGAGTCTTGCTGAGAACACCACACTGAAGGACATTGTGCCAATGGTCAAGAGAAGACAAGCAACTATGCTG ATGTGCCATGGTCAGTATGTCGAATgtctgaaacttttgaaagaaTGCAATGAAGGCATTGAACAGTTTGGATCATTTACCGAGAAGGCGTGCTACTACATGACAGCGGCCAGATGTCATCGATTGCTAGGGAAAGATCCGCGGATGTGGTTGAAAAAATCCCGTGCCCTGGTCCGCAACGGGCAATGGCCGGCGTTTACCAAGCTCGTCCTCTCCGAAATTGCTGCTCTTCATGACGTCAAAGGACTGATGCCTGATGAAAATCGTCTGTCGCAGATTTGTGAGCAATTTGGTAAACTGACTGCTGATTGTCCCGGCCGATGCGAATGGCTCCTCATCTGA
- the his-24 gene encoding Histone 24 (Confirmed by transcript evidence), producing MSDSAVVAAAVEPKVPKAKAAKAAKPTKVAKAKAPVAHPPYINMIKEAIKQLKDRKGASKQAILKFISQNYKLGDNVIQINAHLRQALKRGVTSKALVQAAGSGANGRFRVPEKAAAAKKPAAAKKPAAAKKPAAAKKATGEKKAKKPAAAKPKKAATGDKKVKKAKSPKKVAKPAAKKVAKSPAKKAAPKKIAKPAAKKAAKPAAKA from the exons ATGTCTGATTCCGCTGTTGTTGCCGCCGCTGTCGAGCCAAAGGTCCCAAAGGCTAAGGCCGCCAAGGCCGCCAAGCCAACCAAAGTTGCCAAGGCCAAGGCTCCAGTCGCTCACCCACCATACATCAACATGATCAAGGAGGCCATCAAGCAGCTCAAGGACCGCAAAGGAGCTTCCAAGCAGGCAATCCTCAAGTTCATCTCCCAAAACTACAAGCTCGGAGACAATGTCATCCAg atcaatgCTCATCTCCGTCAGGCTCTCAAGCGTGGTGTCACCAGCAAGGCCCTTGTTCAAGCCGCCGGATCCGGAGCCAACGGACGTTTCCGTGTGCCAGAGAAGGCCGCCGCCGCCAAGAAGCCAGCAGCAGCCAAGAAGCCAGCAGCAGCCAAGAAACCAGCAGCCGCCAAGAAAGCCACTGGAGAGAAGAAGGCAAAGAAGCCAGCCGCTGCCAAGCCAAAGAAGGCCGCCACCGGAGATAAGAAGGTCAAGAAGGCCAAGAGCCCAAAGAAGGTTGCCAAGCCAGCTGCCAAGAAGGTCGCCAAGTCTCCAGCCAAGAAGGCCGCTCCAAAGAAGATCGCCAAGCCAGCTGCCAAGAAGGCCGCCAAGCCAGCCGCCAAGGCCTAA
- the M163.11 gene encoding ShKT domain-containing protein (Partially confirmed by transcript evidence), which translates to MNTFFVLTIVFFVSSAEMCSDSASNCANWVANGFCTSTFYTTAQKTQYCASTCSLCSDSSDSSSSSSTASTSSSSSTAATSSDDSSSSSSSSSSSASSTSSSDTTTADSSSTTSSDSSTTSSNSSSSTSSSDSTSVVSSTSSSTTTTCVDSFSTCTSWAANGFCTSSFYTTAIKTQYCAATCSLCSSSSDSSSSSSTASTSSSCTDSASSCSSWAANGFCTNSFYTDAQRELYCAKTCGLC; encoded by the exons ATGAACACCTTCTTCGTTTtaacaattgttttctttgtttcaagCGCTGAAATGTGCTCCGACTCGGCTTCAAA ctGCGCGAACTGGGTTGCCAATGGGTTTTGCACCTCTACATTCTACACTACCGCTCAGAAAACCCAATACTGCGCATCAACCTGCTCTTTGTGCTCTGATTCTTCAGATTCTAGCTCTTCATCGTCCACTGCTTCTACAAGTTCTTCTTCGTCCACAGCTGCAACGTCCAGTGATgattcttcttcatcttcttcatcatcttccagCTCCGCGTCTTCAACATCTTCTTCAGACACAACAACAGCTGACAGTTCTTCTACTACATCCTCTGATTCTTCAACAACCTCTTCCAATTCTTCATCATCCACTTCATCCTCAGATTCCACATCTGTCGTATCTTCTACATCTTCCTCAACCACTACCACATGTGTAGATTCTTTTTCCAC ATGTACTTCCTGGGCTGCTAATGGATTTTGCACTTCTTCCTTCTACACTACTGCTATCAAAACTCAGTACTGTGCAGCTACCTGCTCTCTGTGCTCTTCTTCCAGTGACTCTTCTTCGTCGAGCTCTACCGCTTCTACATCATCTAGTTGCACAGATTCAGCTTCATC ATGCTCATCTTGGGCGGCCAACGGCTTCTGCACTAACAGCTTCTACACAGATGCTCAACGTGAACTCTACTGTGCTAAAACTTGCGGATTATGCTAA